Part of the Vicia villosa cultivar HV-30 ecotype Madison, WI unplaced genomic scaffold, Vvil1.0 ctg.000605F_1_1, whole genome shotgun sequence genome is shown below.
TGAGGAAAAAAACAGCTGAGATTTAGCAGGCCTAGCACGtggttttataattttattttctagcAGCTGAGATATTATTGTATGAAATCTATAGATCAATTATAGAATCAACAAATGCATCTGATATTTGTATCAATTCCTCTTTCCAATTAAAATTCTCAAACTTTCCTGATATGCTATACTACTGATCATATTCAGTTGTGATCAGTTGGAATTACACTTTAAACACTAAAACTCAGTGTAGACCTCTATACCATACCAATATACTATTCACATGGATATCTTTATAAGGATATCAACATTTATTTGATACAACCATATACCCTGTTCTATAAAGTAGGGTATAAGTTGCTATATGATGATACAATCTGTTGTAATCAAATGCTGATATCTCGGGATTTTGGAACTCGGTTACAATCTGTTGGTGCCCAGCCAATCAACTGCTTCTCATTGTCAAATACCATCACTTTGTCTAGCATGGACATGTCTGCATAAAAAAGGGCTTTTTAATAATGCATAGTTTCATCAAGAGTTTTGGTGAAAAAGATGAAACTGAAAAAAGTGGACAAAAGCAGTACAATTGATGAAAGCAATTAACAAgaacgagcatcgaaagaaaagagaaagtaaCACAATTCCTACCTCCGATTAGGTTCAGATCCTCCATTCCTACTTCAGAGCCGTTTAGAATGCCCAAGCAAACATTGCCCATGTTCTGAAAGGACAATTTATcagcattcaaaattcaaaaatgaaAGGAATCAGTTACTTGTGAAGTTATAACGATATAAAAGTTAATCTTAATTCTTGAAGAAATTGATTAGTTGGGACTTGGGACTTGACTCACTGATATAATCAGGTATGCTTCAGGAGGAATTTCAAATTGGGCTTTTGTTCTCCCACAGCCTGGGAAATTGAATGCAATAGGCTTGAAGTATTTTTTGACGTCATATACACTTCTAAAAGGTCTTTTTCCAGACCAACATAGAGGGAGAGTTTGGTCTTCAGGTGCTTCTTGTAGAGGCTTTCCAGCTAATTCTTTTGCCAACTACatgtgaaaatcaaatgaaagacCCGTGTTAAACAATGTGTCGGTATTTTATCGTATTAGTTAGGAAATAAATaacctttatttttattttgaaaacaattCAAATATTGACATTGTTGTGGTAATTGCTTATGCATTTTGAAATGCTTGAAATTGGAAGATATAATGAAAATAGCTTTCAACTGACCCAAGAAATTAGTGCTTGATAAGTGTTGGAGTTGAAGTAAGTGTAAGAGCTCCCAGTGTCAAAAACAGCTAAAAGATTTCCACACCCGGTCTTCTTCCCTCCAAAAACGAGTTCAGCTGGCCCTGCCGAGTAATGTTTGCTGAGAAAAATcacaaattaacaaaaataaatattaatatgattACATAAATGTGGAGAACATAAAATGTAGATCTGACATGTGAAAATCTACTTACTGATCATTCGATGACATTGGAGTCCAAGTCAATCGAGACGAATCATAAACATCTCCAAAGAAGATGTATCCTCCTCCTTGTGCACTCAAACAGtgtccaaccacatttcttatcAAACCCTGACTACTCAACTGTGATACCAAGCTAGATTTTCCCCTGCCAAGGCCAAGCATACCATCTACAGGGTGGTAGGAAGATTCTGGAAAAATCTGATCATATCCACATCTAGAGAAAGTAACCAAAAAGAATTGTATCAGATAACAGGATCCTTACCTCTTAATAAAAAGTTATGTGTATGGTATAATCATCATGCAACATTTGTGTTTTTCTGAAACATTTGCAGAAAGGATATACTTAGATAGAACATACACATAGGGCCTGTTTCgaatgatttatttgaatttatttactGACATAAGTTTAGGAGAGTTTATAAAAACAGCGTAAGACATGACATGTCTATAAGGTGTTCTGAACTTATTTACATAAACTCTCTAGGATAGGTTGTGAAAACAACTTTTAGATTATACATAATAAGCACTTATATGATGGCACTTATGTGCTATCCAAACGATAATATAAACTAAGGAAGTGGTTTGAGTTTGAGGTTGTTAAGCATTAAAACTAGCAAATGATGCGAAAGAGTTACTAACCCAAGTCCCATACGAACTTTAAGTTGGACTCCATTTGTAAAGTTGAGAACATAGACATCATTGACTAGTACACCAAGGGATGAGTAATAATCTGCATACTCAACTTCATAGTCACACTGATGCTGGACTTCACAGTCATAGTTCTCCGTCTGATGCACGGATGCACAGAGGGGATGCCTGCACGGGACTAAGTCATTGCTAGGCCGGTAAAGCGGATGgggcgtctgaaaaataagcaaCAATCATGGAAGATTAGTTATTATAGGAGTTTTTAATCAAACAAATTCTACATAAATATATCAATTAAGCTATGTAGTACCGATAATTCAGATTGACATGTCAGTGTCTGTGTCATTGTTTCATTAGTATTTGACAATGAGTAAAGCGAGTGATAGTACCTGAGAGCAACGGGAGCAAGGGGCGTCACATTGAAGCCATGTTAGGTCGCTACCCGTGTCAATATCAAGAAAATATGGCCTTGGTGGATACCCAATGTTGAGAGTCACATTATAAAACCTGTAAATGTAAAAAAGTAAGAATGAATTGTACTAGTGGAACACCTAATCAATTGATAAATACGAGGGACAATAGGACAGacaataatttgagaaaataatataaCCGAATGTAAACACATGAGTCTGTATCTTGTCAgacatcatacacatcttcattACGAAATGTGTGTACTACATAGCTTTGTATGCTTTTATACATAGATTCATCCATTATACATGTTAAATAAAAGCTATAAGTTTGTGTATGAATGAGATGAGACAAAGAAAAACATGCTTTAGGAATGGGAAGAAACCTCAAAAAGATGTTTAATATATTCAAATTCATTGTTTAATCGTCACTCTTTTCGAGGAATAAAAGAACAGAACAAAACATGGAGAGGGGCCTCATAGGAAAAGCCACGAGGAAAGCAACAGCGGAGAAAGAAAGGCATAAAGTGAAACTGAAGGAAAAAAAGCAAAACACAGAATGTAAGAAAAAAAAAGTTCCTTTTACATACCCAACAGGGTAAACATTTCCGTGAACCGGGAACACGACGGATGAGCCAGAACGAAAACGGTTCAAATAcgaaggtgatgatgatgaggattgtTGATTTGCAGTTGAAGTTTTGTGTTTACTACTACCAAACCAAGCTAAACAAGTAGATGAACTCAACAAGAGTAGAACAAGACAGAATCCCAATTTCTCTGATTTCATGGTTTCACAATTTGGAGCACGAAAACGGAGTCTATGTTGGGGTGGGTACGTGCGTtatgtgtttgatgaaatgcatgAAAGAAATATCAAGGGTTTTTAAATGAAGATGTGTGTGTCCGTAAAAGCATTGCTTGGATAATTAGAAGTGGGATTTCTTCTCATGCATGCCTTGTGCGGGGTTCTTATTCTTTCCTTCCTCTCTTATGAACCCTCCTACgcataaaaatacttaaaaaattatTGAAGCCAGACTGGTTAGTACAGTTGGAaatgtttcttttatttattattatgttgaaaaagatatattttatattagtaaaaattataaataaacattCTTATTTTTTAGGAGTGTTCAAAACCGAAACGGTTcaataaaaaattgtaaaatcaAACCGAACCAAATCGAAATTAGAATAAACCGCATTTGGTTCAAATGTGTGGAGTACATTAGGTGCTCCAATTTGTTAGTTTAATTTATGTTTTGTGTGTAGAGGTTAGCAAAAATCAAGCTGAGGCAAGAGTTAACTAGTCTGCTGATGGGATACGAGCTGAAGAAGCTTGGATTATGGAGAGTTAACATTTAAAAGTTGCTAGCTAATAAGGAAAGAATGGAAAGAAGTACTAAgtattgagaatcaagtgtgagtgtggataatagtcccacattggaaatgtgtgtggtgacttgagcatatataagtgggagaacccactcacctatcaccttaaggttttaggtggagaagtggtgtctctcccacaaaggtgtgttgctcaaagaaATGTCCCAaaaattaacaatgctcccgactcgaccctcccccgatgttgcgctaacaaatggtataagagcctttggttcgagaaaaaGGGACCGGCTAAAACTTGTAGTTAAAGAGAATCAACGGATGCACCTGCTGTGGCAGTCTGCACACCTTGTCTCCCATTGTTGTCTGCTAGTACGGAGATTCTTATCCCCTATGCTAAAAAGAGTCTTCTCTCCTCATCCAAGTCTGTGCTGGCTGATGACCATTGGCGCAACAATCTCAAGTCCTACTCCGAGTTCctcttaggtttatattttttgttcATTTTCTTGTCTTAAGATGTTTCCTTTGAGAAACATGTTCATAGCTTGTACTTAGCTCACTGTGAGCTAAACCTCTTATAGTTGAGCAATGtgatattaatattaaaagtGTGTTTATGTTATATGATTGTGTGGTTAGTGCTTGCTTTATCATGTGTTTACAATTCCAACACTTATTTCTttgattgatcaccttagagaTAGGTAACAGCTTGTTGTTGTGAGAGATCCAACAACAAGTGTATTTCatgaataaaaatggttgaaagagTAGGATTGAGATATTCACTTGACCTAGATGGCTTAGATATAAGAAACTGCAACCATTAAGGAAAATCAAAACATTTAACAGACGTATATTAGGGTTACAAGTGGAACTTAGAGAATTGGTTTTCGCGCCTTTGTATGCATGTTTCTGATTGAGGTAGAAATACATCACAAGATCCTTCTGGCCTTTCTTGTCACGACATCACTCGTCATTAAACAGTAGCACACTAAAGTATATTAATGGATCAAAGCTCAACTATATTACTCTAACTACTTTTACACCACGTTTTTCTacaatttactttattttatatgAAAGCTGGATTCAAAACATCACATATTATTATTTCTCTACTTATGCTTAAAGTGAGATAATAGATTTAATACAAAATCATATATAAGTAGTAACACTCCATGTGGGTACGATACTCTTATTTTTATCACTTGCTATAATAAAAAACATCTATACTTGCATGTGACACCTTTGAGATTCGAACAATTGTGCTCCAAGCAAATTACTATAAAACAACTAGAATGCAATataacaaaaactaaaaaaacaaattagCCATAAATTAGAAGAAGATTAAGGGTGTATTAACTCATAAAATGTGGGTTAACAAGGGGACATGGGACTATAAATACATCAGTATCGTGATACTTAGGAGGGTAAGACATAGAAAATGCATAAATATAATAGCTTTTTACCTTGCGTGAGATGACTCTCAATACCACAACAACCTTAAAGTCTTTGACATTCCTTATCTACCAGGGATTGTTTTACATTTGTACGTTTAGTGAGTACAAACAAGTATGTGCATATCAAGCATTAATGAACCTAGGTGATTGTGAAATACGAGGTACGATCAACTAAATTTTAAAAGTCTAAATGAATTGACCATTAAGAATTTATAGTATGGTCTGCCTAAACTTAATGCAAACACAATGATATGTACAACCTATTTTAGGGGAAAGTAAAGCAGATTGGCCTTTGCATCAAACATACCTAACAGATTAAATAATGTACTAGAAGTTTGTGTGGTGATATATATGACCCTTTTTGAGTATTATCTCTAGGTGGGATCAATTATTTCACCATTTTTATTGATGAACATACAAGAGTGTTATAGACGTatatcatcaaattcaaaagtgaagctcttgaagtATTCAATAAGTTGAAAACCGTGACTAAGAATAAGAGTGGAAAAGCAATAAAGATTTTGAGGACTGATTTTTAGTGAAGAGTGTACATCAAAGGAATTTGATTCGTTTTGCATTAGTAAAGGCATAAGACAATAAGTTACCTCACCATATACTCCTCGACATAATGGTCTAGCAGAAAAAGAAACAACATCATACTTAACATGATCAAAAGTATGCTAAAGCACAAGAACATGCCTCATATGATATGGGAAGAAGTAGTCAACACACCCCTTATATACTAAACAAATGTTAAACAAGATCATACTTGAAATGACCAAAAGTATGCTAAATCACAAGAAAATGCCTTGTATGTTATGGGGAGAAGCAATCAACACATCCACCTATATACTAAATAAATGCCCCCTTGGGGGTTTTAAGCACATATGTGATCAGAGAAGAAGTAAGTGGGAATTACAAAGTGAAATCATGATATACATATGATATCACTCCTCATGAACCTATAAGTTATACACTCACATGGACAAAAGGGTGCACACCAATAACACATATGTGATTTTCAAGGAATTAGAGACATAGAAGTGACATGACACAACAGAGAAAGAAAGTGATATTAGTCAAGTTTTTGCACAAACTATTAAAAGTGAAGGTTTAGACGAAGAGATTGATGTTGAAGACACCGAAGTTGCAAATGATGGATCAATGGAAACTCAGACACATGTGAGGCAAGAGAGAACAAGGTGAATTCCTATTAGACTTGCGAATTGTGAACTACTATCTAACATTTCAGTCACTAATGAAGGTGAGCTTATAATTTTTTCTTTGCTAACTAATGTTAAGCCAATCGTCCATGATAAGGTAATGAAGAGTAAGGTTCGAAGAAAGGCCATGATGGAGGAACTCAACTTAGTTTAGAAGAATCACACACAAGGGTTGGTTTATTTACCTGAGAGAAACAAAATTATTAATGTGAAATGGATATTCAAGGTGAAGATGAACCCACATGACAGTAGTTAGAGGTTTCCCACATAAGTATATTATTGACTATAATGAGGTATTTGCTCATGTGTCAATACTTAAGACAGTGAGACTAGTTATGGCAATAACTAGTAGCAAAAATAGGTTTCTCTATCAGTTAAATGTAAATTATGAATTCCTAAATGGTCCATTAGAAGAGAACATTTTTGGCACTTAACCACCATGTTTTAAAGTAAAAGGAAATGAGCACAGGGTGCATGAGTTGAACAAAGTCATGTATGGTTTGAAGTAAGCACCTAAAGCCTCAAACGGgagaattaattaattttgtattcAGTTGGGAATTAGAAAGCGCATAATTGAGTATGATGTCTATGTGGAAAATTTTAGCAATTTAAGAATCATGATTATATGCATGCATATGGATGATTTACTCGTCTCTTGCAGCCATTAATTTAAAATTGAGAATTTAAAAGACAAAAATAATGAAGGCTCAGTTTGAGATGAATGACTTAGGTAAGCTCTCATACTTTCTTGACATGAAATCTGTGAAAGTCAAAGAAGATGTGATAATGCATAAGCAAAAGTATGTGAATAAGATGTTAGATATGATTGCAATGACTAATTGAAATAGAATTACAAACTCATATGAAACAAATGCAAAGCTTGGTGAATTCTATGATGAAGATAAGTAGAAGCGTCATTCTACAAGCAAGTTTTTGGATCACTGAAGTATTGATGCAATAGAAGACATAGGCATATGTTATACAATAAGTATAGTCAACAAGTACATGGGTGAGCCTAGAAAATCACACCTAGTGGCTACAAATAGAATATTCAAGTACCTATAAGGAATTATGAGATTTGGCTTGCTATTTCTATCTATTATGAAAGAGAATAAGGTAGTATTGATAGGTTATCCAAATTTTAATGGTGTGATgactgttaggagtaaattagtaGTATTTGCATGTGTCAAATTAGCTACCTTTTGAGCTGAAAGTGAACATATCTTgtgctttttaaggattttacggttagaattgaactctagaggttcgatgctaattgtgGAACAATTTGCGTCACTTTgagtgttatttgtgcagatattgaagttaagaagcaaagacgaagaaacacaCAGGCGTAGAGGCTCTgaagaagagaaatcacaaagaagtggga
Proteins encoded:
- the LOC131629783 gene encoding aspartic proteinase Asp1-like, which translates into the protein MKSEKLGFCLVLLLLSSSTCLAWFGSSKHKTSTANQQSSSSSPSYLNRFRSGSSVVFPVHGNVYPVGFYNVTLNIGYPPRPYFLDIDTGSDLTWLQCDAPCSRCSQTPHPLYRPSNDLVPCRHPLCASVHQTENYDCEVQHQCDYEVEYADYYSSLGVLVNDVYVLNFTNGVQLKVRMGLGCGYDQIFPESSYHPVDGMLGLGRGKSSLVSQLSSQGLIRNVVGHCLSAQGGGYIFFGDVYDSSRLTWTPMSSNDHKHYSAGPAELVFGGKKTGCGNLLAVFDTGSSYTYFNSNTYQALISWLAKELAGKPLQEAPEDQTLPLCWSGKRPFRSVYDVKKYFKPIAFNFPGCGRTKAQFEIPPEAYLIISNMGNVCLGILNGSEVGMEDLNLIGDMSMLDKVMVFDNEKQLIGWAPTDCNRVPKSRDISI